One genomic window of Musa acuminata AAA Group cultivar baxijiao unplaced genomic scaffold, Cavendish_Baxijiao_AAA HiC_scaffold_1137, whole genome shotgun sequence includes the following:
- the LOC135670959 gene encoding receptor-like protein EIX1, producing MGFPLRFLSSLSLCLLALLLHRATVTSGCFSLEREALLDFKAGIHDTRNRLSSWTGHHCCTWKGVTCDTTTGHVVMLDLRNTNTTDDWALRGEGMMNSSLLALSHLKHLDLSFNDFSGICMPEFIGSFKKLRYLNLSSTYFMGGIPARLGNLSSLYVLDLSDALDFTSHVDNLDWLSHLRSLKYLNLSGLNLTDVPDWFSSVNMLPSLQVSSMSSVGLKTIPASVVHVNFTSSLTVLDLSYNNFNSTLPKWLWNITSLTHLYLLATGFRGVIPDVIGDLGRLKELHMPGNQLTGNLSGLLEQMTNLIILDLRSNLFNGSVPSSSIGKLPNITELYLGGNSLEGVISEVHFENLTRLQVLDLYGNSITISIGQSWVPPFQLRLVNLTNCQLGPQFPEWLQFQTQMEELYLADCKIAGTMPAWFWNISSSTITYLDLSNNQIGGKLPSSFKFTKLETLYLDSNRFEGSLPTMLPSTLDILSLFNNSFTGQLPIWRHVRLVIISDNMLDGGLSSSICQWTYLQYLDLSNNKLLGEIPYCLGESLQNLQFLNLANNHFSGEIPHTIGFLSVLLLLQLQNNSFSGEVPLSLKKCTNLWYLDLAQNNLSGNITLWMGENLQLVVLRLRSNIFSGVIPWQLVRFEWLQILDLANNYFSGSIPHNIGNLSTIRPTLRSRIYYDCELDIFTKGRVLQYLTCNVNLMKSLDLSNNSLTGEIPKGIGDLAELNNLNLSRNHLQGKIPREIVGMKSLESLDLSINDLSSSIPESLSVLYFLSYLNLSYNNLSGIIPSGHQLQTLNDPSIYMGNADLCGPPTFKSCFDNKTTQIDIQEYKKEIPQWLWFYISMILGYVIGFWTFCGILFLKDAWRHAYFHFIDDAYDWVWVQWKLILPRLLRR from the coding sequence ATGGGTTTCCCTTTACGCTTCTTATCATCATTGTCGTTGTGCCTCTtggccctcctcctccaccgggcCACGGTGACAAGTGGGTGTTTCAGCTTGGAGAGGGAGGCGCTGCTGGACTTCAAAGCCGGCATCCACGACACCCGCAACCGGCTATCTTCTTGGACAGGCCACCACTGTTGCACATGGAAGGGAGTGACCTGCGACACCACCACTGGCCACGTCGTCATGCTCGACCTCCGAAACACAAATACTACAGATGATTGGGCATTACGCGGTGAGGGGATGATGAACTCGTCATTACTTGCTTTATCTCATCTGAAGCACTTGGATCTTAGCTTCAATGATTTCAGCGGGATCTGCATGCCGGAATTCATCGGCTCCTTCAAGAAACTGAGATACCTCAATCTATCTTCTACATATTTCATGGGAGGAATACCTGCTCGGCTGGGGAACCTTTCGAGCCTCTACGTTCTTGATCTAAGCGATGCTTTAGATTTTACATCCCATGTTGACAACCTCGACTGGCTCTCCCATCTTAGGTCCTTGAAGTACCTGAACTTGAGCGGGTTAAACCTAACTGATGTCCCGGATTGGTTCTCATCGGTGAACATGCTGCCATCCCTCCAAGTGTCAAGTATGTCTTCCGTTGGTCTCAAGACCATCCCAGCTTCTGTTGTGCACGTCAACTTCACCTCCTCTCTTACTGTGCTTGATCTCTCCTATAATAATTTCAACTCCACCTTACCCAAATGGTTGTGGAATATTACTAGTCTTACCCATCTTTATCTTCTTGCTACCGGGTTCCGTGGTGTTATTCCTGATGTAATTGGAGACTTAGGCAGACTGAAAGAATTACATATGCCAGGCAACCAATTGACAGGAAATTTGAGCGGTCTGCTAGAGCAAATGACGAATCTCATCATTTTGGATCTCCGATCTAATTTATTCAACGGTTCCGTGCCTTCCTCCTCCATCGGTAAGCTGCCTAATATCACTGAATTGTATCTCGGTGGAAATTCTCTTGAAGGTGTTATTTCAGAAGTTCATTTTGAGAATCTTACAAGATTGCAAGTATTAGACTTGTATGGCAACTCCATCACCATATCAATTGGCCAGAGTTGGGTCCCCCCTTTCCAACTCAGATTAGTAAATTTAACCAATTGTCAGTTGGGACCTCAATTTCCAGAATggttgcagtttcaaacacagatGGAAGAATTATATTTGGCAGACTGTAAAATTGCAGGGACAATGCCAGCTTGGTTttggaatatttcatcttctaccatCACATATTTAGACCTTTCCAACAACCAAATAGGAGGCAAGCTGCCATCTTCTTTCAAGTTCACCAAGTTGGAAACCTTATATTTGGACTCCAACAGATTTGAAGGCTCATTACCAACGATGCTACCGTCCACACTGGATATTCTATCTctcttcaataattcttttacAGGACAATTGCCGATATGGCGCCATGTTAGATTGGTGATAATCTCAGATAACATGCTCGACGGTGGCTTATCTTCGTCAATCTGCCAATGGACATATCTCCAATATCTTGACCTTTCGAACAACAAATTACTTGGTGAGATCCCTTATTGTCTAGGGGAGTCATTACAAAATCTTCAATTCTTGAATTTGGCCAACAATCACTTCTCGGGTGAAATTCCACACACGATCGGTTTTTTAAGTGTGCTTTTGCTATTGCAACTGCAAAATAACAGTTTTTCGGGTGAGGTTCCTTTGTCATTGAAAAAATGCACAAATTTATGGTATCTTGATCTGGCTCAAAATAATCTTTCCGGAAATATAACGCTATGGATGGGAGAAAATCTACAACTAGTAGTGCTTCGTTTACGTTCAAATATATTTTCGGGAGTTATTCCTTGGCAACTTGTTCGATTTGAATGGCTTCAAATATTGGATCTTGCGAATAATTACTTTTCTGGTTCAATACCTCACAACATTGGTAATTTAAGTACCATAAGACCGACATTACGTTCTCGTATATATTATGATTGTGAATTAGATATCTTTACGAAAGGACGAGTTCTTCAATATTTAACATGCAACGTAAACCTTATGAAAAGTTTGGATCTTTCAAATAATAGTCTAACCGGAGAGATACCAAAAGGAATTGGAGACCTTGCAGAACTCAATAACTTAAATTTATCAAGAAATCATTTACAAGGAAAAATCCCTCGGGAGATAGTAGGAATGAAATCATTAGAATCACTTGATCTATCGATAAATGATCTTTCTAGTAGTATTCCTGAGAGCTTATCGGTTTTATATTTCTTGAGctatttgaatttatcatataataatctTTCGGGAATAATACCATCTGGTCATCAACTTCAAACACTCAATGATCCATCCATTTACATGGGCAATGCCGACTTATGTGGACCACCAACTTTCAAAAGTTGTTTTGATAATAAAACAACTCAAATTGATATACAAGAGTACAAGAAGGAGATACCCCAGTGGTTATGGTTCTATATCAGCATGATACTAGGATATGTGATAGGATTTTGGACCTTTTGTGGTATTCTCTTCCTCAAAGACGCATGGAGGCATGCTTATTTCCATTTCATTGATGATGCGTATGATTGGGTTTGGGTGCAATGGAAATTAATTCTTCCACGATTGTTGAGACGTTAA
- the LOC135670964 gene encoding probable LRR receptor-like serine/threonine-protein kinase At4g29180, which translates to MVNQFKSGRIRRFPHGTRNCYAVPGLKEGDRYPEDKYDRTWRPCNGYIDCETWNFTSSSLGIETTGGDAYEVPGVVSIRVRADGEPDSDNISPAYLLATHVHFVHRLAYPGLNGYFNLTRVAGSTLPPILNAAEVYIPINLSVLATDPADVDAMMGIKKLYQMKIWQCDPCAPQQFIWSGVNCTYSSSGTPSVTSLNLSYHGLNGAVSNALANLKALNYYLILSNNRLNGPIPASLCDGQSKGLLELRNFTFITMRSSVNSTLFVSFNEIIATPIQDSLAIPETHRFTYDELKAITNNFDLVLGKGGFGNVYHGRLHDGTEAAVKLLHSHRMVKGTSSEESMSANSGSRSHGMKEFQAEALLLSRVHHRNLVSLIGYCRDSNQLGLVYEYAARGSLRDHLSGKKDVE; encoded by the exons GTATCCAGAAGACAAATATGACAGGACATGGCGTCCTTGCAATGGTTATATTGACTGTGAAACATGGAATTTTACAAGCAGTTCTTTGGGAATCGAGACCACTGGTGGTGATGCTTATGAGGTCCCAGGCGTGGTCTCAATTCGA GTGAGAGCAGACGGGGAACCCGATAGTGATAACATCAGTCCTGCATATCTACTGGCAACTCATGTCCATTTCGTCCATCGGCTGGCGTACCCAGGCTTAAATGGTTATTTTAATCTGACAAGGGTGGCCGGTTCCACCCTTCCCCCAATCCTCAATGCTGCTGAGGTTTACATTCCTATTAATCTTTCAGTTTTGGCAACAGATCCAGCCGATG TTGATGCTATGATGGGGATAAAGAAATTATATCAGATGAAGATATGGCAGTGTGATCCTTGTGCTCCGCAGCAATTCATTTGGAGTGGAGTAAATTGCACCTACTCAAGCTCTGGTACCCCAAGCGTCACCTCATT AAACCTCTCTTATCATGGGTTGAATGGTGCTGTATCAAATGCTTTGGCTAATCTGAAGGCCCTTAACTACTATTT AATTTTGTCAAATAACCGACTCAATGGGCCTATTCCAGCTTCTTTGTGTGATGGACAATCAAAAGGATTGCTTGAGTTGAG AAACTTCACCTTCATTACAATGAGAAGCAGTGTTAACAGCactctttttgtttcttttaatgaaataaTAGCGACGCCAATTCAAGACTCGCTTGCTATACCCGAAACCCATAGATTTACATATGATGAATTGAAGGCCATCACCAACAATTTTGATCTTGTACTTGGAAAGGGGGGGTTTGGGAATGTTTACCATGGTCGATTACATGATGGCACTGAAGCTGCAGTAAAACTTTTGCACTCACATCGGATGGTCAAAGGGACATCATCTGAGGAGTCCATGTCTGCAAATTCTGGCTCCAGATCACATGGGATGAAAGAGTTTCAAGCCGAG GCTCTTCTCTTATCGAGGGTCCATCACAGGAACTTAGTGTCTTTGATCGGGTACTGTAGAGACAGCAATCAACTTGGACTTGTTTATGAATATGCTGCTCGTGGAAGTCTTAGAGATCATCTTTCAGGTAAAAAAGATGTTGAATAG